The Skermanella rosea sequence CAGGTCATGGAACATCTCGGCCACCGTGCGCAGCGCGGTGTCCCACTGGGTCGGGTCCTTCTGCTGGCTGCCGACGTGGAACGACACGCCGTAGGGCACCAGCCCCTTGCCGGCGGCGGCGATCAGCAGGGTGCGCGCCATGGCGGGATCGCAGCCGAACTTGCGCGACAGCGGCCATTCGGCACCCTCGCCCGAGGTCAGGATGCGGCAGAACACCCGGCTGCCGGGAGCCGACTCGGCGATCTTGTCCAGCTCGCCGATGCTGTCGAAGGCGAACAGCCGGACGCCCAGCTCGTAGGCCTTGGCGATGTCGCGCTGCTTCTTGATCGTGTTGCCGTAGGAGATCCGCTCCGCCGTGGCGCCCGCGGCCAGCACCATCTCGATCTCGGGCACGCTCGCGGTGTCGAAGGACGAGCCGCGCTCGACCAGCAGCGACAGGATCTCCGGCGCCGGGTTGGCCTTGACCGCGTAGTAGATCTTCGCGTCGGGCAATGCGGCGGTCAGCGACCTGAAATTCTCGTCCACGATATCGAGGTCAACCACCAGGCACGGAGTTGCAGGCTGCTGCTCCGCGAAAAAACGAGCAATCTTCTCGTTCATCTCAGTCTCCCGAGAACCAGAAAGGAGTGATGTGATGGGTGTGTGGAGTACGGTCAGGCCGCCGTCGGCGCCGATGCGCAGACTGAACCTTCAGACCCGGTGGGGCCTGCACACAATCGACCGAGATGCGTGAGATGCGGCGGATGGGCGTGCGGCCCACCGACAACAACATGAAACATCGTATCCTCCAAGACGCCGCCTTGCTTAAGGGACGGTCGGGGGTTACACGTTCGTCGTTGCATAACCCCACTTGGAAGAACCGTGGGGGCCAGGGGCACGTGCTAGCGCGGAGCGATCTGATACACTGAAACCACTCCGCGCAAAAGGGTAAAATCGGCCTTCGGAGAAAAAAATTCCAGGGCGAAGCATCTTCGCGCCGGCGCTGATGTTTCGCCGCGTTGGGACCGGGTTTTCAGGCCGAGGCCGCATGCTCCGCGATGCGCCGGGCCGCCTCCTCGATCCGGCCGTCGGGAGCGGCCAGCGAGATCCGCAGGTGCCCGGCGGCGCTGGGGCCGAAGCCGTCGGACGGCAGGACCGCCACTCCCTGCCCCTCCAGCAGGCCGTAGGCGAACTCGTCGGAGGTGCGGCCGGTGCCCCGGACGTCCAGAAGGACGAACATGCCGCCCTCGGGCCGGGACGCGCGGAGGCCAGGGACGTTTTCCAACAGGGAAACCATGATGCCGGCCCGGCGCCGGTAGGCCTCGGCCATCTCGCCCACCTCCGGGCAGTCCGCCGTGAGCGCCGCCAGCGCGCCGTCCTGGATGAAGGGCGGTCCGCCGTAAAGCATGCACAGCACCAGCCGGGACAGGTGGCCGGCCAGTTCCGCCGGGCCGATGATCCAGCCGAACCGGAAGCCCGGCACCGCGTGCGACTTGGACAGGCTGGACACCACGACGGTGCGCTCCGCCATGCCCGGGAGGCTGCGTGGGCTGACATGGGGTCCCGCATAGGCCAGGTCGGCATAGACCTCGTCCGACAGCAGCCACAGGTCGTGGCGCCGGCAGAACTCGGCGGCGGCCTCGACCTCGGCGCGGGTCATCACGGCGCCGGTCGGGTTGTGCGGGCTGTTGAGCCAGAGCACCCGGGTGCGCGGGGTGACGGCGCGCTCCAGGTCGTCGGGATCGAGGTGGAAGCCCCGCTCCGGACGCAAGGCCACGTTGACGATCGACGCACCCGCGGCGCCGGCGACCGCCTCGTAGGTCGCGTACATCGGTTCCGGCGCGATCACCTCGTCGCCCGGCCCGGCGAGGCACTGCATCGCGCAGTAGAGGCCGGCCTGGGCGCCGGGCACCACGACCACGTCGTCCGCCGGGGTCGGGACGCCGGTGCGCTCCTGGTGGCGGGCGGCGATCGCGGCGCGGACCTCGGGATAGCCCGCCATCGGCGAATAGGTCGTCCGGCCCGCCCTCAGCGACTCGACCGCCGCGTCGATCACGCGGGCCGGCGGGGGCATGTCGGGGTCGCCGACGGTCAGCATGATGACGTCCCGCCCCTGCCGGGCCAGTTCGCGGGCGCGCCAGTGGATGCTCCAGGCGTCCGAGCCCTTGCCGGAGATCCGGCCGACCAGGGGAGAGAACCGCATCGCCAAGGTCCCTTCACGGCGGGGGGTTGAAAGCATGGGGAAGCAATAACCGAACCGGGAGATTTCTCAATCGCTCATAGCGCGAAGCCGGGTTGCGGTTGCCAAGCTTGACCGGACGCGGGAAACTCCTCCCCGAAAAGAAGAAAAGCCGGACAGGAGAAGGCCCCGTGACGCTGGACCCCGACACCTCGAGGAATCGCCCCCTGGAAACCCCGCCCGGATACCGCGCCCTGGACGATTCCAGCCTGCCCGGATACCTGGCGCGGATCGACGCGGTCGCCGCCCGCCTGGGCGGCGGGCCAGCGGACTGGCAGGTCCGCGAGGTCGGCGACGGCAACCTGAACCTGGTGTTCATCGTCACCGGCCCGGCCGGCGGGGTCGCGGTCAAGCAGGCCCTGCCCTATGTGCGGCTGGTCGGCGAGAGCTGGCCGCTGCCGCTGAGCCGCGCCTTCTTCGAGCACGAAGCGCTGACGGCGCAGCGCGCGGCGGCTCCGGCCCAGACGCCCGGACTGTTCCATTACGATCACGAAATGGCCTTGACGGCGATGGAGCTGCTGCGGCCGCACGTCATCATGCGCAAGGGTCTGGCGGCCGGCATCCGCTACCCGCGTTTCGCCGGCGACATAGCATATTTCATGGCCCATACGCTGTTCGGCACCTCGGATCTGGCGCTGCCCGCCGCCGAGAAGAAGCGGCGGATGGCGGTGTTCTGCGGCAATACCGCCCTGTGCCGGATCACCGAGGATCTGATCTTCACCGATCCCTACCGGGTCGCCGAGCTGAACCGCTGGACCTCCCCCCAGCTCGACGGGATCGCCGCCGAATTCCGTACCGACACGGCCGCCAAGGCCGCCGTTTCGGAGCTGAAAGGAAAGTTCCTGACCTCCGCCGAGGCGATGATCCACGGCGACCTGCACACCGGGTCGATCATGGTGACCGAGTCGGACACCCGGGTGATCGATCCGGAGTTCGCCTTCTACGGTCCCATGGGGTTCGACGTCGGGGCGGTGATCGGCAACCTGCTGCTGGCCTTCTTCGCCCAGGCCGGCCACGAGACAGAATCCGACCGGCGCGACGGTTACCGGGCCTGGATCCTCGACCAGGTGCGGGAAGTCTGGATCCGGTTCGAGGCGACTTTCCTGGAGCTGTGGCGGGAGCACCCGACCGGCGACCTCTATCCCGCCGGCCTGTTCGCCGATGCCGCGGGGCAGGCGGAGCTGGAACGGGTCCGGACCGCCTACATGGCGCGGCTGTTCTCCGATTCGGTGGGGTTCGCCGCCGCCAAGATGATCCGTCGCATCCTGGGCCTCGCCCATGTCGAGGAGTTGGAGACCATCGCCGATCCGGACCTGCGCGCGGCCTGCGAAACCCGGGCACTGCGGCTGGCACGCGACATGCTGGTCAACCGGAGCAGCTATCCCGCGATCGGCGACGTCACCGCCGCAGCATCCTCCCTGGAGAAACAGGGTTAATCCACTTGCGGAACAACCTGTTGCCGTACCGTAACTACCTCTGGCGCAAAGGATTTTCCCCAAGCCCCGTTTTCAGGGGGCCAAGTCGTTGTCACGACACCTAAATTTCGCCACTTTCCGCCCCTATATCCGTCCCATGCGAAGGGTCCCTACAGCGCGGTCACCAAGACCGACGAACAGCCCTTCACGCAGGCGCCCTCATTAAAGGGCGTCTCCAGCCTGGCCCCGGCTGGATCTATCGGCCACCGCATGAGCCCCCCGCGGTGGCCGTTTTCTTTTCCGGCTCCGGAAGCGGCCCCGGCCGGCTCCCCTACACGTCCAGGTCGATCAGCACCGGCACGTGGTCGGACGGCTTCGGCTCCCAGCCGCGCGCATCGCGCAGGACCTCGTGGCCGCGCAGGCTGCCGGCCAGCGGCTCGGTGACCCAGATATGGTCCAGCCGCCGCCCGCGGTCCGCCGCCGACCAGTCCTTCGCGCGATAGCTCCACCAGGTGTAGAGCTTCCGGTCGTCCGGCACGAAGCGGCGCACAGCATCCACCCAGCCGACCGACCGCTGCATCGCGGTCAGCCGCTCGACCTCCGCCGGAGTGTGCGAGACGACGTCGAGCATCTGCTTGTGCGACCAGACGTCGTGCTCCAACGGTGCCACGTTGAAGTCGCCGACCACGACCATCGGCCGGTCCGGCGTCCGCTCGGCCGCCCACCACGCCGTCATCTCGTCCAGGAAGCGCAGCTTGTGCTCGAACTTGGGGTTGACCGCCGGATCGGGAACGTCCCCGCCCGAGGGGATGTAGACGCTGTGGATCTCGATCCCGTCGACCACGGCGATGGCGTGGCGGCAGTCCTGACGCTCGCACCAGTGCTGCACGCAGCCGCCGGAGAGCGGCCGGCGCGACAGGATCGCGACGCCGTTGTAGCTCTTCATGCCGTGGATCCGGGCATGGACGTAGCCGCGCTCCGCCAGGGGAGCCAGGGGAAAGGTCTCGTCGACCGTCTTGGTTTCCTGAAGGCAGATGACGTCGGGGTTCTTCTCGTCGATCAGGCGCAGCAGGAGGTCCAGCCGCAGCCGGACGGAGTTGATGTTCCAGGTGGCGATTCGCAAGGCAGGCTCGGGACGGACACGGGACGGGAAAGGGTGGCTCGGCACCATACAGCATCGTGCCCCGGCCGCGCCGGAATAATCCGCCCCCGGCAAGGCGCATCGTTCGCCGTCCCTTGACATTCCATGCCGCCCACCCGAACTACCATCCCACTGGATGGCAAATGGATGGAAGAGAGATGGCAAACAACGTGCAGGACATTCGGCCGAAGGGGCCGGACAGCGAGAAGATCACGATCAACCTGGGCTACGTGGACCTGGGGCACGTGGACCTGCTGGTGCAGGAGGGGTTCTACTCCAACCGGACCGATTTCATCCGGACCGCCATCCGCAACCAGATCGAGCGCCACGCCGACGTCGTCCGGCAGGCCGTGACCCGCAAGAGCGTGGACCTCGGCCTTCGGCACTTCACCCGCGCGGATCTCGAAGCGGCGCGGGACGCCGGACAGATGCTCGACGTCCGCGTCCTGGGACTGGCGACCATCGCCCAGGACGTCACGCCGGAACTGGCCCGCGCCACCATCGCCTCGCTCACCGTCCTGGGCGCCCTGCATGCCAGCGCCGCCGTCAAGTCGGCCCTGGCCGACCGCATCAAGTAACGCCTCTCCGGCCCGACTCCCCGGACCGACCCCCGGGAACAGAAAGCACACGACATGAACAGCAGATTCTCCTCCGGCATGCCTCCCGAATTCGCCGAGGCGACCCGCCTGACCGGCGCCGGCAAGCTTGCCGAGGCCACGGCCCTGATCCAGCGACTGCTGAACGGCACCGGCGGCGAGGCGCCCGCCGCCTCCGCGCCGGCATCCTCGTCCGCCACCGTGATCGACATGGAGCCGGTGCATCTCGACGGGGAGAAGCCGCGGCCCGCTCCCGGGCCGTCCGCGAAATTCGCGGGCAGGCTGCATCCGCGCCCGCGCTCCGGCCCCCTGCCCGGTCTGGCCGAAACCCTGCGCGGCCTTGCCGCCCGGGGCATGCCGGCCGGCTTCGACATCGGCGGCGGGTTCCCCCGGCCGGCCTCCGATCCGCTGCCGGATGGCGCCTCCTTCGAGGCCAGATCCCATGCCGGCCCGGCCGGGACGCGGGACTACAAGCTCTACGTGCCCGCCAACCGCACCGGCCGGCCCATGCCGCTGGTCGTGATGCTCCACGGCTGCACCCAGTCGCCCGACGATTTCGCGGCCGGGACCCGTATGAACGCGGTGGCGGAGGAGCTTGGCGTCCTGGTGGCCTACCCGGCGCAGCCTTCCTCCGCCAACGCGCAGAAATGCTGGAACTGGTTCAAGCCGGAGGACCAGGGCCGCGACCGGGGCGAGCCCTCGCTGATCGCGGGGATCACCCGGCAGGTCATGCGCGACCACCCGGTGGATCCGGAACGCGTCTATGTCGCCGGGCTGTCCGCCGGCGGGGCGACCGCCGCGATCCTGGGCGCGGCGTATCCCGACCTCTACGCCGCGATCGGTGTGCATTCGGGCCTGCCCAGCGCCGCCGCCCGCGACCTGCCCTCCGCCTTCGCCGCCATGCGGCAGGGGGCTCCGGGGACGGGCACCGGGAGCGGCGGCAGGGCGGTGCCCGCCATCGTCTTCCACGGCGACCGGGACGGCACCGTCCATCCCAGCAACGGCGACGCGGTCGCGGCCCAGGCTGCGGCGGGTAAGGCGGGGCTGCGCGCGACGGTCGAGCGGGGCCAGGCGCCGGGCGGGCGGGCGTTCAGCCGCACCGTCCACGCGGACCCTTCCGGCCGCGTGCTGTGCGAGCATTGGACGATCGCCGGGGCCGGGCACGCCTGGGCCGGCGGCAGCCCGTCCGGGTCCTATACCGATCCGACCGGACCGGACGCGACGCGGGAGATGCTGCGCTTCTTCCTGTCGCACCGGAACGACCGGGCGGGGACCGCCTGAAGCGGGAGGAGGTTCAGCCGCGCAGCCGAAGGGCGACGATCGTGACGTCGTCCTTCGGCGCCCCTGCGCCGGTGAACGCGGCGGCATCCTCGCGCAAGCTGGCGGCGACGACTTCCGGCGCGGCGGACAGCAGGCTTTCCAGTACGCCGCGCAGCCGCTGTTCGCCGAAGGTGGCTCCGGCGGCATCGGTGGCGTCCGCCAGGCCGCGGGTATAGACCACCAGCCCGTCGCCGGGCTGGAGCGACAGTTCGCCGCCCGAAGCCCCCTCTTCCGCCCCCTCTCCGCCGAGCGGCGGGCCGCGGCGGCCGGCGAGCGGCAGCACGCCCAGAACGCCGCTCAGCACCACCGGGGCCGGCATTCCGGCATTGGCGTGGCGAAGGGCTCCGCCCCCGGGCGGGAACAGGCCGACGAACAGTCCGACCGGGAATCCCCCGTCGAGTTCGCGGCCGACCGAGGCGATCACGGCGGCCGGATCCGCACCCTTCTCCACGGCGGCGCGGGCAAGCGCCCGGACGCGCGCGGCGGTCAGCACGGCGGCGACCCCGGAGCCGCCGCCCGCCAGGCCGGAGACGGTGCCGACCAGGAAACAGGTGCCGCCGCCGGGCGCCGTCAGGACGTCGTGGAAGTCTCCGCCCAACCCGGGTTCCGCGCCGCCGGCGCCCGGTTCCGCCAGCACCGCGGCGTCCACCGGGAAGCCGGGACCGGAGGGCGGGAATCCCTGCCGGGCCAGGGCGGTCCGCAGCGCCCGCGCGGTCCGCCGGTCGAGCGCCTGGCTCTCGCGGGCGACCGCCGCCTCCTGCCGGAGCCGGCGCCGCTCCAGGCAGGCATCCACCCGCTGCTGAAGCTGCATCACGTTGAAGGGTTTCGCCAGGTAATCGGTGGCCCCCATCTCGATGCACTGGATGGTGTCTTCCATGTTGGTGATCGCCGAGATCACCACGACGGGAGTGTTGGCCAGCAGCCCTTCCTTCTTCAGGCGGCGCACCACCTCCGTCCCGCCGATCCGGGGCAGGTTGAGGTCGAGCAGGATGAGGTCGAAGCTGTTGGCTTTCGCCAGGTCGAGCGCCTGGCGGCCGTCGTTGGCGACGGTCAGTTCGGTGAAGCCGGCCTTGCGCAGGTAAAGCTCGATCAATTGCTGGCTGAACTCGTCGTCCTCGACGACGAGCAGACGCTCATTCCGGGATGCGGTGACGGCTTGGGCCATGGGAGGAAACCTCAATCATGCGTGGTCACCGGCGGCATCGGAGCCTGTCCCCCGGCCTTGCCATTAGGGCGGCGGGCCGCCGGTTGCTGAAAAAGACGAGAATGAAATTCATGGTGTTGCGGCAAAGCTTCCGAAGCCGACACTACTTTGCAACCCAAGTTAATCAGTATTCTAAGTGATATTTCGTATAGGTGCAATGGATTTCACCGCCTCCCTCTTTAATCCTCCCTACCATGCCAACGCAACCATGGCTAATGTGCGATACCCGGCATGATGACCCGGAGCAGCGCGTTGGGCCGGGACTGCGCGGAGAGGGGAACGGAAATGAAGCGATTTG is a genomic window containing:
- a CDS encoding type III PLP-dependent enzyme — encoded protein: MNEKIARFFAEQQPATPCLVVDLDIVDENFRSLTAALPDAKIYYAVKANPAPEILSLLVERGSSFDTASVPEIEMVLAAGATAERISYGNTIKKQRDIAKAYELGVRLFAFDSIGELDKIAESAPGSRVFCRILTSGEGAEWPLSRKFGCDPAMARTLLIAAAGKGLVPYGVSFHVGSQQKDPTQWDTALRTVAEMFHDLEALGITLSMVNLGGGFATRYRSDVPESEAYGNAILDSLRRHFGNRIPETIVEPGRSMVGNAGVIESEVVLISTKSANDNRRWVYLDIGKFGGLAETMDEAIQYPIVTTRSGATDSVILAGPTCDSADVLYEKADYQLPLDLAIGDRIRIHAAGAYTTTYASVNFNGFAPLSQYYI
- a CDS encoding pyridoxal phosphate-dependent aminotransferase, producing the protein MRFSPLVGRISGKGSDAWSIHWRARELARQGRDVIMLTVGDPDMPPPARVIDAAVESLRAGRTTYSPMAGYPEVRAAIAARHQERTGVPTPADDVVVVPGAQAGLYCAMQCLAGPGDEVIAPEPMYATYEAVAGAAGASIVNVALRPERGFHLDPDDLERAVTPRTRVLWLNSPHNPTGAVMTRAEVEAAAEFCRRHDLWLLSDEVYADLAYAGPHVSPRSLPGMAERTVVVSSLSKSHAVPGFRFGWIIGPAELAGHLSRLVLCMLYGGPPFIQDGALAALTADCPEVGEMAEAYRRRAGIMVSLLENVPGLRASRPEGGMFVLLDVRGTGRTSDEFAYGLLEGQGVAVLPSDGFGPSAAGHLRISLAAPDGRIEEAARRIAEHAASA
- the mtnK gene encoding S-methyl-5-thioribose kinase, whose translation is MTLDPDTSRNRPLETPPGYRALDDSSLPGYLARIDAVAARLGGGPADWQVREVGDGNLNLVFIVTGPAGGVAVKQALPYVRLVGESWPLPLSRAFFEHEALTAQRAAAPAQTPGLFHYDHEMALTAMELLRPHVIMRKGLAAGIRYPRFAGDIAYFMAHTLFGTSDLALPAAEKKRRMAVFCGNTALCRITEDLIFTDPYRVAELNRWTSPQLDGIAAEFRTDTAAKAAVSELKGKFLTSAEAMIHGDLHTGSIMVTESDTRVIDPEFAFYGPMGFDVGAVIGNLLLAFFAQAGHETESDRRDGYRAWILDQVREVWIRFEATFLELWREHPTGDLYPAGLFADAAGQAELERVRTAYMARLFSDSVGFAAAKMIRRILGLAHVEELETIADPDLRAACETRALRLARDMLVNRSSYPAIGDVTAAASSLEKQG
- the xth gene encoding exodeoxyribonuclease III; the protein is MRIATWNINSVRLRLDLLLRLIDEKNPDVICLQETKTVDETFPLAPLAERGYVHARIHGMKSYNGVAILSRRPLSGGCVQHWCERQDCRHAIAVVDGIEIHSVYIPSGGDVPDPAVNPKFEHKLRFLDEMTAWWAAERTPDRPMVVVGDFNVAPLEHDVWSHKQMLDVVSHTPAEVERLTAMQRSVGWVDAVRRFVPDDRKLYTWWSYRAKDWSAADRGRRLDHIWVTEPLAGSLRGHEVLRDARGWEPKPSDHVPVLIDLDV
- a CDS encoding CopG family transcriptional regulator, with protein sequence MANNVQDIRPKGPDSEKITINLGYVDLGHVDLLVQEGFYSNRTDFIRTAIRNQIERHADVVRQAVTRKSVDLGLRHFTRADLEAARDAGQMLDVRVLGLATIAQDVTPELARATIASLTVLGALHASAAVKSALADRIK
- a CDS encoding extracellular catalytic domain type 1 short-chain-length polyhydroxyalkanoate depolymerase, encoding MNSRFSSGMPPEFAEATRLTGAGKLAEATALIQRLLNGTGGEAPAASAPASSSATVIDMEPVHLDGEKPRPAPGPSAKFAGRLHPRPRSGPLPGLAETLRGLAARGMPAGFDIGGGFPRPASDPLPDGASFEARSHAGPAGTRDYKLYVPANRTGRPMPLVVMLHGCTQSPDDFAAGTRMNAVAEELGVLVAYPAQPSSANAQKCWNWFKPEDQGRDRGEPSLIAGITRQVMRDHPVDPERVYVAGLSAGGATAAILGAAYPDLYAAIGVHSGLPSAAARDLPSAFAAMRQGAPGTGTGSGGRAVPAIVFHGDRDGTVHPSNGDAVAAQAAAGKAGLRATVERGQAPGGRAFSRTVHADPSGRVLCEHWTIAGAGHAWAGGSPSGSYTDPTGPDATREMLRFFLSHRNDRAGTA
- a CDS encoding response regulator; translated protein: MAQAVTASRNERLLVVEDDEFSQQLIELYLRKAGFTELTVANDGRQALDLAKANSFDLILLDLNLPRIGGTEVVRRLKKEGLLANTPVVVISAITNMEDTIQCIEMGATDYLAKPFNVMQLQQRVDACLERRRLRQEAAVARESQALDRRTARALRTALARQGFPPSGPGFPVDAAVLAEPGAGGAEPGLGGDFHDVLTAPGGGTCFLVGTVSGLAGGGSGVAAVLTAARVRALARAAVEKGADPAAVIASVGRELDGGFPVGLFVGLFPPGGGALRHANAGMPAPVVLSGVLGVLPLAGRRGPPLGGEGAEEGASGGELSLQPGDGLVVYTRGLADATDAAGATFGEQRLRGVLESLLSAAPEVVAASLREDAAAFTGAGAPKDDVTIVALRLRG